From Cannabis sativa cultivar Pink pepper isolate KNU-18-1 chromosome 8, ASM2916894v1, whole genome shotgun sequence, a single genomic window includes:
- the LOC115699581 gene encoding cyclin-dependent kinase C-2 C isoform X2, whose protein sequence is MGCISSKQPDPTPSPAMDGENSAKLDYENRKEEKSDDRGWELRKSRKEGSHGRNSFSFKMGFSHRYVDAELISAGWPPWLSTAAGEAIHGWIPLRADSFEKLEKIGQGTYSSVFRAREVETGKMVALKKVRFDNFQPESIRFMAREILILRRLDHPNIMKLEGLITSGSSTSIYLVFEYMEHDLAGLVSSPEIKFSEAQVKCYMRQLLSAIEHCHLRGIMHRDIKVSNILVNNEGILKLGDFGLANIVNAKNKHSLTSRVVTLWYRPPELLMGSTSYGVSVDLWSVGCVFAELFLRRPILKGRTEVEQLHKIFKLCGSPPEEYWKKSKLPHATMFKPQHPYDRSLRERCKEFPSTAVDLIETFLSVDPQDRGTASSALISQYFRTQPYACDPSTLPKYPPNKEIDAKNREDVLRRKPGVRQSGATRKPRRARKAYQQQNGVNKFAPKEETQENAQTGRRNNDDGPVVKEKGGHLRRELFKPSFDTVSENYQYHDSGTNQSGGDTTFSGPVPVSASSGFAWAAAGTRRKDDVTSAVSDGSKSQFSALDPSFAKSTYVLPKQGTQDFARIVNPKGVRKQQQQQRSLSHQTEFFDTPDLYQSQDHVYQKIASANHVDYNHGGDHIEFSGPLLMQPHRMDDHLHKNENQIRQAARKTRFEREK, encoded by the exons ATGGGTTGTATAAGCTCTAAGCAACCGGATCCAACGCCGTCGCCGGCGATGGACGGTGAGAATTCGGCGAAATTGGATTATGAGAATCGGAAGGAGGAGAAATCGGATGATCGTGGATGGGAGTTGCGGAAATCGAGGAAGGAAGGGTCTCATGGTAGGAATTCTTTTAGCTTCAAAATGGGGTTTTCTCATCGTTACGTTGATGCCGAACTCATCTCTGCTGGTTGGCCGCCGTGGCTCAGTACCGCCGCCGGAGAAGCCATTCATGGTTGGATCCCTCTTAGGGCTGATTCTTTTGAGAAGTTGGAGAAG ATTGGACAAGGTACATACAGTAGTGTGTTCAGAGCTCGAGAAGTAGAAACTGGGAAAATGGTTGCACTAAAGAAAGTCCGGTTTGACAATTTTCAACCAGAAAGCATTAGGTTTATGGCAAGAGAAATATTAATCTTAAGAAGACTTGACCATCCAAACATCATGAAATTGGAGGGTCTCATTACTTCTGGATCATCAACTAGCATATACCTTGTGTTTGAATACATGGAACATGATCTTGCTGGTCTAGTCTCTTCTCCTGAGATTAAATTCTCTGAAGCTCAG GTAAAATGTTATATGAGGCAGCTATTATCTGCAATTGAGCATTGCCATTTAAGAGGTATAATGCATAGAGATATTAAGGTGTCCAATATTTTGGTGAACAATGAAGGGATTTTAAAACTAGGAGATTTTGGTTTGGCAAACATTGTCAATGCAAAGAACAAACACTCACTAACCAGCCGGGTTGTTACCTTATGGTATCGCCCTCCCGAACTCTTGATGGGGTCGACGAGTTATGGAGTATCTGTGGATCTCTGGAGTGTTGGTTGTGTATTTGCAGAGCTTTTTCTAAGGAGACCTATTCTTAAAGGAAGAACTGAG GTTGAACAATTgcataaaattttcaaactctGTGGTTCTCCCCCCGAAGAATACTGGAAAAAATCTAAGCTTCCACACGCGACCATGTTCAAACCTCAACATCCTTATGACAGATCCTTAAGGGAGAGATGTAAAGAATTCCCATCTACTGCTGTGGACTTGATTGAAACCTTTCTTTCGGTTGATCCTCAAGATCGCGGGACTGCCTCTTCTGCACTTATTTCTCAG TACTTCAGAACACAACCGTACGCCTGTGATCCATCAACCCTGCCAAAATATCCACCAAACAAGGAAATTGATGCTAAAAATCGCGAGGATGTCCTAAG AAGAAAGCCCGGAGTTAGACAGTCAGGAGCAACAAGGAAACCGAGGAGAGCTCGTAAAGCCTATCAACAACAGAATGGAGTCAATAAATTTGCACCAAAAGAG GAGACCCAAGAAAACGCTCAAACTGGGCGCAGAAATAATGATGATGGGCCAGTTGTTAAAGAAAAAGGAGGTCATCTGCGTAGAGAGTTGTTCAAACCATCATTCGATACAGTATCAGAGAATTACCAGTACCATGATTCGGGTACTAACCAAAGCGGTGGAGACACTACTTTCTCAGGGCCAGTTCCAGTCTCAGCATCAAGTGGCTTTGCATGGGCTGCAGCAGGAACAAGGCGAAAAGACGATGTCACATCAGCAGTATCAGACGGTTCAAAGAGCCAATTCAGTGCATTAGACCCCTCATTCGCAAAATCCACCTATGTGTTACCAAAGCAAGGAACTCAAGACTTTGCGCGAATAGTAAATCCCAAGGGTGTTCgaaagcagcagcagcagcagcggAGTCTAAGCCATCAAACAGAGTTTTTCGATACACCTGATTTATATCAATCCCAAGATCATGTTTACCAAAAGATTGCTTCAGCAAATCATGTG GATTACAATCATGGGGGAGACCATATCGAGTTTTCGGGGCCTCTACTGATGCAACCACATAGAATGGATGATCATTTACATAAGAATGAGAATCAAATACGGCAAGCTGCTCGAAAAACAAGGTTTGAAAGAG AGAAATGA
- the LOC115699581 gene encoding cyclin-dependent kinase C-2 C isoform X1, producing MGCISSKQPDPTPSPAMDGENSAKLDYENRKEEKSDDRGWELRKSRKEGSHGRNSFSFKMGFSHRYVDAELISAGWPPWLSTAAGEAIHGWIPLRADSFEKLEKIGQGTYSSVFRAREVETGKMVALKKVRFDNFQPESIRFMAREILILRRLDHPNIMKLEGLITSGSSTSIYLVFEYMEHDLAGLVSSPEIKFSEAQVKCYMRQLLSAIEHCHLRGIMHRDIKVSNILVNNEGILKLGDFGLANIVNAKNKHSLTSRVVTLWYRPPELLMGSTSYGVSVDLWSVGCVFAELFLRRPILKGRTEVEQLHKIFKLCGSPPEEYWKKSKLPHATMFKPQHPYDRSLRERCKEFPSTAVDLIETFLSVDPQDRGTASSALISQYFRTQPYACDPSTLPKYPPNKEIDAKNREDVLRRKPGVRQSGATRKPRRARKAYQQQNGVNKFAPKEETQENAQTGRRNNDDGPVVKEKGGHLRRELFKPSFDTVSENYQYHDSGTNQSGGDTTFSGPVPVSASSGFAWAAAGTRRKDDVTSAVSDGSKSQFSALDPSFAKSTYVLPKQGTQDFARIVNPKGVRKQQQQQRSLSHQTEFFDTPDLYQSQDHVYQKIASANHVDYNHGGDHIEFSGPLLMQPHRMDDHLHKNENQIRQAARKTRFERGKNR from the exons ATGGGTTGTATAAGCTCTAAGCAACCGGATCCAACGCCGTCGCCGGCGATGGACGGTGAGAATTCGGCGAAATTGGATTATGAGAATCGGAAGGAGGAGAAATCGGATGATCGTGGATGGGAGTTGCGGAAATCGAGGAAGGAAGGGTCTCATGGTAGGAATTCTTTTAGCTTCAAAATGGGGTTTTCTCATCGTTACGTTGATGCCGAACTCATCTCTGCTGGTTGGCCGCCGTGGCTCAGTACCGCCGCCGGAGAAGCCATTCATGGTTGGATCCCTCTTAGGGCTGATTCTTTTGAGAAGTTGGAGAAG ATTGGACAAGGTACATACAGTAGTGTGTTCAGAGCTCGAGAAGTAGAAACTGGGAAAATGGTTGCACTAAAGAAAGTCCGGTTTGACAATTTTCAACCAGAAAGCATTAGGTTTATGGCAAGAGAAATATTAATCTTAAGAAGACTTGACCATCCAAACATCATGAAATTGGAGGGTCTCATTACTTCTGGATCATCAACTAGCATATACCTTGTGTTTGAATACATGGAACATGATCTTGCTGGTCTAGTCTCTTCTCCTGAGATTAAATTCTCTGAAGCTCAG GTAAAATGTTATATGAGGCAGCTATTATCTGCAATTGAGCATTGCCATTTAAGAGGTATAATGCATAGAGATATTAAGGTGTCCAATATTTTGGTGAACAATGAAGGGATTTTAAAACTAGGAGATTTTGGTTTGGCAAACATTGTCAATGCAAAGAACAAACACTCACTAACCAGCCGGGTTGTTACCTTATGGTATCGCCCTCCCGAACTCTTGATGGGGTCGACGAGTTATGGAGTATCTGTGGATCTCTGGAGTGTTGGTTGTGTATTTGCAGAGCTTTTTCTAAGGAGACCTATTCTTAAAGGAAGAACTGAG GTTGAACAATTgcataaaattttcaaactctGTGGTTCTCCCCCCGAAGAATACTGGAAAAAATCTAAGCTTCCACACGCGACCATGTTCAAACCTCAACATCCTTATGACAGATCCTTAAGGGAGAGATGTAAAGAATTCCCATCTACTGCTGTGGACTTGATTGAAACCTTTCTTTCGGTTGATCCTCAAGATCGCGGGACTGCCTCTTCTGCACTTATTTCTCAG TACTTCAGAACACAACCGTACGCCTGTGATCCATCAACCCTGCCAAAATATCCACCAAACAAGGAAATTGATGCTAAAAATCGCGAGGATGTCCTAAG AAGAAAGCCCGGAGTTAGACAGTCAGGAGCAACAAGGAAACCGAGGAGAGCTCGTAAAGCCTATCAACAACAGAATGGAGTCAATAAATTTGCACCAAAAGAG GAGACCCAAGAAAACGCTCAAACTGGGCGCAGAAATAATGATGATGGGCCAGTTGTTAAAGAAAAAGGAGGTCATCTGCGTAGAGAGTTGTTCAAACCATCATTCGATACAGTATCAGAGAATTACCAGTACCATGATTCGGGTACTAACCAAAGCGGTGGAGACACTACTTTCTCAGGGCCAGTTCCAGTCTCAGCATCAAGTGGCTTTGCATGGGCTGCAGCAGGAACAAGGCGAAAAGACGATGTCACATCAGCAGTATCAGACGGTTCAAAGAGCCAATTCAGTGCATTAGACCCCTCATTCGCAAAATCCACCTATGTGTTACCAAAGCAAGGAACTCAAGACTTTGCGCGAATAGTAAATCCCAAGGGTGTTCgaaagcagcagcagcagcagcggAGTCTAAGCCATCAAACAGAGTTTTTCGATACACCTGATTTATATCAATCCCAAGATCATGTTTACCAAAAGATTGCTTCAGCAAATCATGTG GATTACAATCATGGGGGAGACCATATCGAGTTTTCGGGGCCTCTACTGATGCAACCACATAGAATGGATGATCATTTACATAAGAATGAGAATCAAATACGGCAAGCTGCTCGAAAAACAAGGTTTGAAAGAGGTAAAAATAGATAG
- the LOC115699582 gene encoding probable WRKY transcription factor 3, translated as MAKNQDPERLSFSASTVPPPARPSLTLPPRPSMETFFSEGAGASPGPLTLVSRFFDNTNPDSDYRSFTQLLAGAIASPLARPSFNFENSFDNYGKGGDGRDKDSSGFKQSRPMNLAVGANSPLFMVPSGLSPSGLLNSPGFFSPQSPFGMSHQQALAQVTAQAAFAAQSQFPMQLEYKPSIVSTAASTGTHTQSIEPSYIKSEVSQQQQQQQAVPSTSEQMESSGPSHSDKKYHAPPPPPATAVNDKPGDDGFNWRKYGQKQVKGSEFPRSYYKCTYSNCPVKKKVERSQDGQITEIIYKGMHSHEMPQSSNKRVKDSSSSDANGHGNVHVKSEMNSQNRNGGGNLQRSNETGQSQLGYERDRESAQGVLVQVPGSSDSEEVVDADVREDEGNADEPNAKRRNIEVGTSEVSLSHKTVTEPKIIVQTRSEVDLLDDGYRWRKYGQKVVKGNPHPRSYYKCTSAGCNVRKHVERASTDPKAVITTYEGKHNHDVPAARNSSHSTANNNNPHS; from the exons ATGGCAAAGAACCAAGACCCAGAAAGACTTTCCTTTTCAGCATCAACAGTACCACCGCCGGCGCGTCCTAGTCTAACACTCCCCCCTAGACCTTCAATGGAAACCTTTTTCAGCGAAGGAGCTGGAGCTAGTCCAGGACCGTTGACCCTTGTCTCTAGATTCTTTGATAATACTAACCCAGATTCAGATTACCGTTCTTTTACTCAGTTACTTGCTGGTGCCATTGCCTCTCCTTTAGCTAGACCCAGTTTTAATTTTGAGAATTCGTTTGATAATTATGGGAAAGGTGGAGATGGGAGGGACAAGGATTCTTCTGGGTTTAAGCAGAGTAGGCCTATGAATTTGGCTGTTGGTGCTAATTCTCCATTGTTTATGGTACCATCTGGGTTGAGCCCTTCTGGGTTGTTGAACTCACCTGGGTTCTTTTCCCCTcag AGTCCATTTGGAATGTCACACCAGCAAGCCTTGGCACAAGTTACTGCTCAAGCTGCATTTGCTGCTCAGTCTCAGTTTCCTATGCAACTTGAATATAAACCTTCTATAGTATCAACAGCAGCCTCTACTGGGACACACACACAGTCAATTGAGCCatcatatataaaatctgaaGTGTCTCAACAGCAACAGCAACAGCAGGCTGTGCCTTCAACTTCCGAGCAGATGGAATCATCGGGGCCTTCTCATTCTGATAAGAAGTACCatgctcctcctcctcctcctgcTACTGCTGTTAATGATAAGCCTGGAGATGATGGATTCAACTGGAGAAAATATGGACAGAAACAGGTTAAGGGTAGTGAATTTCCTCGAAGTTACTACAAGTGTACATACTCGAATTGCCCTGTTAAGAAGAAGGTTGAGAGGTCTCAAGATGGTCAGATAACTGAGATTATATACAAAGGGATGCATAGCCACGAAATGCCTCAATCTTCCAATAAGCGCGTCAAAGATAGTAGTAGTAGTGATGCAAATGGACATGGGAATGTTCACGTCAAGTCGGAAATGAATTCACAGAACAGGAATGGTGGTGGAAATTTGCAGAGGTCAAATGAAACTGGACAATCCCAACTGGGGTACGAAAGGGATCGTGAATCTGCACAAGGCGTTCTTGTACAGGTACCGGGCTCAAGTGATAGCGAAGAAGTGGTTGATGCCGATGTCAGAGAAGATGAGGGGAATGCTGATGAGCCAAATGCAAAGAGAAg GAACATAGAAGTTGGAACATCTGAAGTGTCCTTGTCACACAAAACAGTCACAGAACCAAAAATCATTGTTCAAACACGAAGTGAAGTTGACCTTTTAGACGATGGCTACAGATGGCGCAAGTATGGACAGAAAGTAGTCAAGGGCAATCCTCATCCAAG GAGCTATTACAAATGCACTAGTGCAGGCTGCAACGTTCGCAAACATGTCGAAAGAGCTTCAACCGACCCGAAAGCTGTCATTACTACATACGAAGGAAAACATAACCACGATGTTCCGGCAGCTAGGAATAGTAGCCACAGTACAGCTAACAATAATAATCCACATAGTTAA
- the LOC115701459 gene encoding uncharacterized protein LOC115701459 isoform X1, producing MASIWCHSLTLLPIHKSSSSSLSNPTLVFPSLAKISKPNSFSRPLIKLCSSGNGATNPTTSSSTVPDEEEAQNLPTELSMSIDNLLSFFNINLGHWNGSFFQFDAGGKLLHKLDTKLAVSSYGEDDLASLIQTLYIKLPPSTVSGSEDDDDELEWAEYKIKETNMFTVDKYQQIGYFPNEKAFSLRYQTAGMLETVLRQGVLGEDDIGEESPRNLKLPSRRPSIVCESCLYSLEKDMRARAFHIMDPKGVVEMLLIFLEERGEGLLDHPSISHTTADNTDRVSPFLGRWKGHSLTKRSGVYGATIAEADTVASLEMDDKGKLIQNMASTSAGGDVTTSVPWTGVMLNNMVIFEGGYQITLLPGGMYMGSPCDVSRSVAESKSFHLEFCWLESPGKRQRLVRTYDVEGLAVSSTYFYETKI from the exons ATGGCTTCCATTTGGTGCCACTCACTAACACTCCTCCCCATTCacaaatcatcatcatcatcattatcaaatCCCACCTTAGTTTTTCCATCCCTCGCCAAAATTTCTAAACCCAACTCATTTTCTCGACCTCTTATCAAGTTATGCAGCTCCGGTAACGGTGCCACGAATCCAACGACGTCCTCTTCCACTGTCCCAGACGAAGAAGAAGCTCAGAATTTACCCACCGAGTTGTCCATGAGTATAGATAATCTTCTCAGCTTCTTCAATATCAATTTGGGTCATTGGAATGGTTCTTTCTTT CAATTTGATGCTGGGGGAAAACTACTGCATAAATTGGATACTAAGCTTGCAGTTAGCTCTTATGGGGAGGATGACCTCGCCAGCCTTATTCAAAC ATTATACATTAAACTACCCCCATCAACAGTCTCTGGGTCtgaggatgatgatgatgagctgGAATGGGCAGAATACAAGATCAAAGAAACTAATATGTTTACTGTGGATAAATATCAACAG ATTGGCTACTTTCCCAATGAGAAAGCATTTTCTCTGAGGTACCAAACTGCTGGAATGCTAGAAACCGTGCTTCGACAAGGGGTTCTAGGGGAAGATGATATTGGCGAAGAATCACCTAG AAATCTAAAGCTTCCTTCCCGTCGCCCTTCCATAGTATGTGAAAGTTGCTTGTATTCATTGGAGAAAGACATGAGAGCAAGAGCATTCCATATCATGGACCCGAAAGGTGTTGTTGAAATGCTTCTTATTTTCCTTGAGGAAAGAGGCGAAGGGTTGCTCGATCATCCTTCAATTAGTCATACTACGGCG GACAACACAGACAGGGTTTCACCATTTCTTGGTAGGTGGAAAGGTCATTCCTTAACAAAGCGAAGTGGCGTTTATGGAGCCACAATTGCTGAAGCTGACACAGTAGCATCACTTGAAATGGATGACAAGGGTAAACTTATTCAG AATATGGCTTCAACATCTGCTGGGGGCGATGTAACCACATCGGTGCCATGGACCGGTGTCATGCTTAACAATATGGTTATCTTCGAGGGAGGTTACCAAATCACGCTGTTGCCCGGTGGAATGTACATGGGGAGCCCTTGTGATGTGTCGAGGAGCGTTGCAGAGTCCAAGTCATTCCATTTGGAGTTCTGTTGGCTCGAATCGCCTGGTAAGAGACAGAGGTTAGTTCGAACTTACGATGTTGAAGGCTTGGCAGTTTCATCTACTTACTTTTATGAGACCAAAATTTGA
- the LOC115701459 gene encoding uncharacterized protein LOC115701459 isoform X2, which translates to MVLSFNLMLGENYCINWILSLQLALMGRMTSPALFKHYTLNYPHQQSLGLRMMMMSWNGQNTRSKKLICLLWININSLQIGYFPNEKAFSLRYQTAGMLETVLRQGVLGEDDIGEESPRNLKLPSRRPSIVCESCLYSLEKDMRARAFHIMDPKGVVEMLLIFLEERGEGLLDHPSISHTTADNTDRVSPFLGRWKGHSLTKRSGVYGATIAEADTVASLEMDDKGKLIQNMASTSAGGDVTTSVPWTGVMLNNMVIFEGGYQITLLPGGMYMGSPCDVSRSVAESKSFHLEFCWLESPGKRQRLVRTYDVEGLAVSSTYFYETKI; encoded by the exons ATGGTTCTTTCTTT CAATTTGATGCTGGGGGAAAACTACTGCATAAATTGGATACTAAGCTTGCAGTTAGCTCTTATGGGGAGGATGACCTCGCCAGCCTTATTCAAAC ATTATACATTAAACTACCCCCATCAACAGTCTCTGGGTCtgaggatgatgatgatgagctgGAATGGGCAGAATACAAGATCAAAGAAACTAATATGTTTACTGTGGATAAATATCAACAG CCTGCAGATTGGCTACTTTCCCAATGAGAAAGCATTTTCTCTGAGGTACCAAACTGCTGGAATGCTAGAAACCGTGCTTCGACAAGGGGTTCTAGGGGAAGATGATATTGGCGAAGAATCACCTAG AAATCTAAAGCTTCCTTCCCGTCGCCCTTCCATAGTATGTGAAAGTTGCTTGTATTCATTGGAGAAAGACATGAGAGCAAGAGCATTCCATATCATGGACCCGAAAGGTGTTGTTGAAATGCTTCTTATTTTCCTTGAGGAAAGAGGCGAAGGGTTGCTCGATCATCCTTCAATTAGTCATACTACGGCG GACAACACAGACAGGGTTTCACCATTTCTTGGTAGGTGGAAAGGTCATTCCTTAACAAAGCGAAGTGGCGTTTATGGAGCCACAATTGCTGAAGCTGACACAGTAGCATCACTTGAAATGGATGACAAGGGTAAACTTATTCAG AATATGGCTTCAACATCTGCTGGGGGCGATGTAACCACATCGGTGCCATGGACCGGTGTCATGCTTAACAATATGGTTATCTTCGAGGGAGGTTACCAAATCACGCTGTTGCCCGGTGGAATGTACATGGGGAGCCCTTGTGATGTGTCGAGGAGCGTTGCAGAGTCCAAGTCATTCCATTTGGAGTTCTGTTGGCTCGAATCGCCTGGTAAGAGACAGAGGTTAGTTCGAACTTACGATGTTGAAGGCTTGGCAGTTTCATCTACTTACTTTTATGAGACCAAAATTTGA
- the LOC115701289 gene encoding tRNA (guanine-N(7)-)-methyltransferase, whose translation MLDNETNPTLSKSTGLPRKRFYRARAHSNPLSDSHFPIPISPANVDYSTHYPQLFPSSERSEGSKKIQFADIGCGFGGLLISLSTLFPETLMIGMELRDKVTEYVKERILALRGTNPGQYQNVSVVRTNSMKYIPNYFEKGQLSKMFFLFPDPHFKEKNHRRRVISPHLLDEYAYVLQVGGIIYTITDVEELGDWMKACLENHPLFEALTNQELKVDPVIKLLSSATEEGQKVARNGGQTFQAVFRRIAPSL comes from the coding sequence ATGCTGGACAATGAAACAAACCCAACTCTTAGCAAGTCAACCGGCTTGCCCCGAAAGCGATTTTACCGAGCTAGAGCCCACAGCAACCCTCTAAGTGACTCTCACTTTCCCATTCCTATCTCCCCGGCGAATGTTGACTACTCCACTCACTATCCCCAATTATTTCCTTCATCAGAACGGAGTGAAGGGTCTAAGAAAATCCAGTTTGCAGATATTGGTTGCGGTTTTGGAGGCCTTCTAATCAGCCTTTCAACTCTTTTCCCTGAGACATTGATGATTGGAATGGAGCTAAGAGATAAGGTGACAGAGTATGTCAAAGAAAGGATATTAGCTCTAAGAGGTACAAATCCAGGTCAATaccaaaatgtatcagtggTTCGGACAAATTCCATGAAATACATTCCAAATTACTTTGAGAAAGGGCAGCTTTCAAAGATGTTTTTTCTATTTCCTGATCCTCACTTCAAAGAGAAGAATCATCGCCGAAGGGTGATCAGTCCACACTTGCTAGACGAGTATGCTTATGTTTTACAAGTTGGCGGGATCATATACACTATCACAGATGTGGAAGAACTCGGAGACTGGATGAAGGCTTGCTTAGAGAATCACCCTTTGTTTGAAGCTCTCACAAACCAAGAGCTTAAAGTTGACCCGGTCATAAAACTCTTGAGTTCAGCAACCGAGGAAGGACAGAAGGTTGCTAGAAATGGGGGGCAGACTTTCCAAGCTGTTTTCAGACGCATTGCACCATCTTTGTGA
- the LOC115701157 gene encoding cell division topological specificity factor homolog, chloroplastic has translation MAVSGDLRVSATISSYPFKHHNFGNSLIPPSKVAFKGLNGGLSTNSKVLFKWPCLDLEGNNLKCNYHQSFGVSRNNNLSPEPATQETENLILNAVNMNFLERLNLAWRILFPSPTTKRKSVANIAKQRLKMILFSDRCAVSDEAKQKIVSNIVGALSDFVEIDSQDKVQLSVSTDTDLGTVYSVTVPVKRVKPEYQAVDEYENGTITNVDYKDNGEASGSVDVTFDFFIPDENSSRY, from the exons ATGGCGGTGTCTGGAGATTTGAGGGTCTCTGCAACAATCTCTTCTTATCCTTTCAAGCACCACAATTTCGGAAACTCTCTTATTCCCCCTTCTAAG GTAGCATTTAAAGGTTTAAATGGTGGATTATCCACTAATTCCAAAGTCCTTTTCAAATGGCCATGTTTAGATCTTGAAGGGAACAATTTAAAGTGCAATTATCACCAGTCATTTGGTGTTTCCAGAAACAATAATCTTTCACCTGAACCTGCAACACAAGAAACCGAAAATCTTATCCTCAATGCTGTGAATATGAACTTTCTTGAGCGTTTGAATTTGGCATGGAGGATCTTGTTCCCATCACCAACTACAAAAAGGAAAAGCGTTGCAAACATTGCTAAGCAACGGTTGAAGATGATACTCTTCTCAGATCGATGCGCTGTAAGCGATGAGGCGAAGCAGAAGATTGTTAGCAACATTGTGGGAGCACTGTCTGATTTTGTGGAAATAGATTCACAAGATAAAGTTCAGCTTAGTGTCTCAACAGATACTGATTTGGGCACTGTGTACTCAGTTACAGTCCCGGTTAAGCGTGTTAAACCCGAGTATCAAGCTGTGGATGAGTATGAGAATGGGACCATAACAAATGTTGATTACAAAGACAATGGAGAAGCATCTGGTTCTGTTGATGTTACCTTTGATTTCTTCATTCCTGATGAAAATTCTAGTAGGTATTAA